From Pseudanabaena sp. BC1403, the proteins below share one genomic window:
- the puuE gene encoding allantoinase PuuE, with product MTYPRDMIGYGRFIPDAKWKDNARVAVQFVINYEEGGETCILHGDGASETFLSEIVGAVPFNGLRHMNMESCYEYGSRAGFWRLYRMFCDRNIPVTIYGIAMALARNPEAVAAMLEADWEIASHGYRWIDYKYFSPEQEREHLQKAIAIHTKVTGERPFGWYTGRTSEHTRRLVVEEGGFLYDSDSYADDLPYWNYEYGKPHLIIPYTLDNNDMRFATPQGFNSGDQFFAYLRDAFDVLYDEGETSPKMMSIGLHCRLVGRPGRAAALARFLDYVQSRDRVWICRRVDIAHHWHKYHKPLQA from the coding sequence ATGACATACCCAAGAGACATGATTGGCTACGGGAGATTCATTCCCGATGCAAAATGGAAAGATAATGCTCGTGTTGCTGTCCAGTTTGTAATTAATTACGAAGAAGGCGGTGAAACATGTATTCTGCATGGTGACGGTGCATCTGAGACTTTCCTGTCAGAAATTGTGGGCGCAGTTCCCTTTAATGGACTGCGACATATGAATATGGAATCTTGTTATGAATATGGAAGTCGTGCAGGATTTTGGCGATTATATCGCATGTTTTGCGATCGCAATATTCCCGTAACTATCTATGGTATTGCTATGGCTCTTGCACGCAATCCTGAAGCCGTTGCTGCCATGCTCGAAGCTGATTGGGAAATTGCTAGTCATGGTTATCGTTGGATTGATTACAAGTATTTTTCGCCAGAACAGGAGCGAGAGCATCTGCAAAAAGCGATCGCAATCCATACAAAGGTTACAGGTGAGCGTCCTTTTGGCTGGTATACAGGGCGTACAAGTGAGCATACAAGACGTTTAGTGGTCGAAGAAGGTGGATTTCTTTATGATTCCGATAGCTATGCTGATGATCTTCCCTATTGGAATTATGAATATGGTAAGCCACATCTGATCATTCCCTATACCCTTGACAATAACGATATGCGATTTGCTACTCCTCAAGGATTTAATTCAGGAGATCAGTTCTTTGCCTATTTGCGTGATGCCTTTGATGTTCTCTACGATGAAGGCGAAACGTCACCAAAAATGATGAGCATCGGTTTGCATTGTCGCTTAGTCGGTAGACCAGGGAGAGCGGCAGCATTAGCGAGATTTTTGGACTATGTGCAAAGTCGCGATCGTGTCTGGATTTGTCGCCGTGTTGACATTGCTCATCATTGGCATAAATATCACAAACCTCTCCAAGCCTAA
- a CDS encoding bifunctional 4-hydroxy-2-oxoglutarate aldolase/2-dehydro-3-deoxy-phosphogluconate aldolase yields MNPWLSLLQQHRIIAVIRADNIVTAREMALAAAAGGIKLIEIAWNTDRAESLIPKLQQELPDCKIGTGTVLDLDSAEKAIACGCSFLFTPHTNPEMIAKGVENNIPVIAGALTPTEIITAWQAGAAAVKVFPIKVVGGIEYLKCLQPILRDIPLIPTGGITIQNADQFLAAGAIAVGISSHLFSPEAIAEDDWTTIIARSQALIQKVQPFQDQ; encoded by the coding sequence GTGAATCCTTGGCTCAGTTTGTTGCAACAGCATCGCATTATCGCCGTTATCCGCGCTGACAATATTGTGACTGCTCGGGAAATGGCACTTGCCGCCGCCGCAGGTGGGATTAAGCTAATTGAAATTGCTTGGAATACCGATCGCGCCGAATCACTGATTCCCAAATTGCAGCAGGAATTACCTGATTGTAAAATTGGCACAGGCACAGTCTTAGATCTAGATAGTGCGGAAAAGGCGATCGCCTGTGGTTGTAGCTTTTTATTCACGCCCCATACAAATCCTGAGATGATTGCTAAAGGTGTCGAGAATAATATTCCTGTAATTGCAGGGGCTCTGACACCGACAGAGATAATTACCGCATGGCAAGCAGGAGCCGCAGCCGTTAAGGTTTTTCCAATTAAGGTAGTTGGTGGTATTGAGTATTTAAAATGTTTGCAGCCAATCTTACGAGATATTCCCTTGATTCCCACGGGCGGGATTACCATTCAAAATGCCGATCAATTTCTGGCGGCAGGGGCGATCGCAGTCGGTATTTCTAGTCATCTATTTTCACCAGAAGCGATCGCGGAGGATGACTGGACAACAATCATTGCGCGATCGCAAGCTTTAATCCAAAAAGTTCAACCATTTCAAGATCAATAA
- a CDS encoding adenine phosphoribosyltransferase gives MDFKSIIRDIPDFPQQGIMFRDITPLLAHPQGLTAVIQGFKTKFAELNIGEIDCIIGIESRGFILGAPMAMALGCGFVPVRKPKKLPAAVFRVEYALEYGTDTLEMHQDAISSGKRVIIIDDVIATGGTAAAAAKLVEQSGAELIGYGFLIELDFLNGRKALPEVPIFSLVNY, from the coding sequence ATGGATTTTAAAAGCATTATTCGTGATATTCCTGATTTTCCACAGCAAGGCATCATGTTTCGAGATATTACGCCTTTGTTAGCACATCCTCAGGGACTAACAGCCGTTATCCAAGGCTTTAAAACAAAATTTGCAGAACTGAATATTGGAGAGATTGACTGTATTATCGGCATTGAATCACGAGGCTTTATCCTTGGCGCACCAATGGCGATGGCTTTAGGTTGTGGCTTTGTACCTGTCCGTAAACCCAAAAAATTACCAGCAGCAGTATTTCGAGTTGAATACGCTTTGGAATATGGAACTGATACCTTAGAGATGCATCAAGATGCGATCTCTTCAGGTAAGCGAGTGATTATTATCGATGATGTGATAGCCACAGGTGGAACGGCTGCTGCTGCCGCCAAACTGGTCGAGCAATCAGGGGCAGAACTAATTGGCTATGGATTTTTGATTGAGCTGGATTTTCTCAATGGCAGGAAAGCATTACCAGAAGTGCCAATTTTTTCCTTAGTAAATTATTAA
- a CDS encoding HEAT repeat domain-containing protein produces the protein MDNPVLDIQAANDILIQQVNDQISLGTFDNSDRQLLSQLVEGLGDPRGLVRLRFAETIGEIGELFTPFLTEALANHPNVVLRRAAAKTMTIIADPSAVPNLLYSFLNDPDTVVRSSSAGALARTGEASASALLGILESSDQPQDIKGQAAWALAFIGADAAEHLYKALNSESLDVRCAVIGAIGHVAQEQLDEKSCNILISALTDPEPIIRTEATAAFGQVNYPAAIPHLILALQDSDIGVRKAAINALGKIGNPTVIKSLQPLLNDEEEVLRVLAKLAIAQINRQEQE, from the coding sequence ATGGATAATCCAGTTCTAGATATTCAAGCAGCGAACGATATTCTGATTCAACAGGTAAATGATCAGATTTCCCTTGGGACTTTCGACAATAGCGATCGCCAACTCCTCAGTCAACTAGTAGAAGGTCTAGGCGATCCTAGAGGTCTGGTTAGACTCAGATTTGCTGAAACCATTGGAGAAATTGGTGAATTGTTTACTCCATTTCTAACGGAAGCGCTAGCTAATCACCCCAATGTCGTCTTACGTAGAGCAGCGGCTAAAACCATGACGATCATTGCCGATCCAAGTGCAGTGCCAAACTTACTCTACTCTTTCCTTAATGATCCTGATACGGTAGTGAGAAGTTCATCGGCAGGAGCATTAGCCAGAACTGGAGAGGCTTCAGCTTCAGCTTTGTTAGGGATTCTGGAATCATCTGATCAACCTCAAGACATTAAGGGGCAAGCTGCATGGGCTTTAGCATTTATTGGCGCTGATGCAGCGGAACATCTGTATAAAGCTTTAAATTCTGAATCTCTAGATGTCCGCTGTGCGGTTATTGGTGCGATTGGTCATGTTGCTCAAGAACAGTTAGATGAGAAGTCCTGCAATATTCTCATTTCAGCGCTCACTGATCCTGAGCCAATTATTCGGACTGAAGCGACCGCTGCTTTTGGTCAAGTTAATTATCCTGCGGCGATTCCACATTTAATCTTGGCTTTACAAGACTCTGATATAGGTGTTCGTAAAGCCGCAATTAATGCGCTTGGCAAGATTGGCAATCCTACTGTCATCAAATCTTTGCAACCATTATTGAATGATGAAGAAGAAGTATTGCGAGTGTTAGCAAAATTAGCGATCGCCCAAATCAATCGTCAGGAACAAGAATAA
- the cimA gene encoding citramalate synthase, with amino-acid sequence MENQNILIYDTTLRDGTQREGLSLSVDDKVRIAVRLDQMGVAFIEGGWAGANPKDGEFFRRMQEYHLSSAELVVFCSTRRAGIKAKDDPMLVPIVAAETKWITIFGKSWDLHVIEGLRTTLTENLAMISDTIAYLRSCDRRLIYDAEHWFDGYKNNSEYALQTLKTAFDAGAEWFVLCDTNGGTMPDDVAKITEVVVDSLRQWGSHSPQIGIHTHNDSGLAVANAIASVQHGVTMVQGTINGYGERCGNANLCTVIPNLQLKMGYDCIDSKKLAHLTEVSRQVSEIVNLAPDDHAPFVGASAFAHKGGIHVSAVQRNPLTYEHIAPESIGNNRRIVISEQAGISNVISKVETFGICLRKEDPACRQILQMTKELELLGYQFESAEASFELLVREALGDRPKFFTISSFHVHCATDEVHSNGLVNSQATVKVMVKDEEHLTAAEGNGPVAALDIALRKALISFYPEIANFYLTDYKVRILNSDSGTKATTRVLIEFSNGKRRWSTAGVSNNIIDASCKALVEGLEYGLLSTVRYTKS; translated from the coding sequence ATGGAAAATCAAAATATCTTGATCTACGACACAACCCTTCGCGATGGCACACAGCGCGAAGGGTTGTCGCTGTCAGTAGATGATAAGGTACGAATTGCCGTTCGACTTGATCAAATGGGAGTCGCCTTTATCGAAGGTGGTTGGGCAGGTGCAAACCCTAAGGATGGTGAGTTTTTTCGGCGGATGCAAGAGTATCACCTCAGCAGTGCCGAACTAGTTGTTTTCTGTTCGACAAGACGTGCAGGAATTAAAGCCAAGGATGATCCTATGCTCGTGCCAATTGTCGCCGCTGAGACTAAGTGGATCACTATTTTTGGAAAATCATGGGATCTTCATGTCATTGAAGGATTACGAACAACTCTGACCGAAAATCTTGCCATGATCAGCGATACGATCGCCTATCTAAGAAGCTGCGATCGCCGTTTGATCTACGATGCTGAGCATTGGTTTGATGGCTACAAAAATAATTCTGAATATGCCTTACAGACCTTAAAAACAGCCTTTGATGCTGGAGCTGAATGGTTTGTCCTTTGCGACACCAATGGCGGCACTATGCCCGATGACGTGGCAAAAATCACGGAAGTGGTTGTTGACTCGTTGCGTCAATGGGGTAGTCACTCACCGCAAATTGGTATTCATACCCATAATGATTCTGGACTAGCTGTAGCCAATGCGATCGCATCTGTACAGCATGGGGTAACAATGGTACAAGGCACGATTAATGGCTATGGTGAACGCTGTGGCAATGCCAATCTCTGCACGGTGATTCCTAATTTGCAACTAAAAATGGGTTATGACTGCATTGATTCAAAGAAACTAGCCCATCTCACCGAAGTCTCTCGTCAAGTCAGCGAAATCGTTAATCTTGCTCCCGATGACCATGCGCCATTTGTCGGTGCTTCTGCCTTTGCCCATAAGGGTGGCATCCATGTCAGTGCCGTACAGCGCAATCCCCTCACCTACGAGCATATTGCTCCCGAAAGTATCGGCAACAATCGGCGCATAGTTATCTCAGAACAAGCGGGTATCAGCAATGTGATCTCCAAGGTAGAAACCTTTGGCATTTGTCTTCGGAAAGAAGATCCCGCCTGTCGGCAAATCTTGCAAATGACAAAAGAGCTTGAACTACTTGGCTATCAGTTTGAGTCAGCGGAAGCAAGCTTTGAATTATTAGTCCGTGAAGCATTAGGCGATCGCCCTAAATTTTTTACAATTAGCAGTTTTCATGTTCACTGCGCTACGGACGAGGTCCACAGCAATGGATTGGTTAATTCCCAAGCTACAGTTAAGGTAATGGTCAAAGATGAAGAGCACCTTACTGCCGCTGAAGGCAATGGGCCAGTTGCTGCTCTTGATATCGCGCTTCGTAAAGCTCTAATTAGCTTCTATCCTGAAATTGCTAATTTCTATCTCACCGATTATAAAGTACGAATTCTCAATAGTGATTCTGGAACTAAAGCAACTACCAGAGTATTGATCGAATTCAGTAATGGCAAGAGGCGTTGGTCAACGGCAGGTGTATCGAACAATATTATCGATGCTTCCTGTAAAGCACTTGTAGAAGGTTTAGAATATGGACTTCTATCTACTGTGCGATACACAAAATCTTAA
- the tmpT gene encoding thiopurine S-methyltransferase translates to MDASFWHQKWKENNIAFHESESNPLLIKYFKELSLAKGSRVFLPLCGKTLDILWLLSNGYRVAGAELSKIAIDQLFADLGVEPKISRVDQVDHYSAINIDIFVGDIFDLFGKMLGLVDAVYDRAALVALPESMRKRYTAHLKEITNKAPQLLICYEYDQSLMEGPPFSISNEEVNQHYSDSYDLTLMASTNLTGGIKGKCAARENVWLLTGD, encoded by the coding sequence ATGGATGCAAGTTTTTGGCACCAAAAGTGGAAAGAAAATAATATTGCTTTCCACGAAAGTGAATCCAATCCACTACTTATCAAATATTTTAAAGAGCTTTCTTTAGCAAAGGGTAGTCGTGTATTTTTACCATTATGCGGTAAAACTCTCGATATTCTTTGGCTACTATCTAATGGTTATCGAGTTGCTGGCGCTGAATTAAGCAAAATAGCTATTGATCAATTATTTGCGGATCTTGGCGTGGAGCCAAAAATATCAAGAGTTGATCAAGTAGATCACTACAGCGCAATAAATATTGACATATTTGTTGGTGATATTTTTGATTTGTTTGGCAAGATGCTTGGTCTGGTCGATGCAGTTTATGACAGGGCAGCTTTAGTGGCTCTGCCAGAATCAATGCGTAAGCGCTATACAGCTCACTTAAAAGAGATTACAAATAAAGCGCCGCAATTGCTAATTTGCTATGAGTACGATCAAAGCCTGATGGAAGGGCCTCCTTTTTCAATCAGTAACGAGGAAGTAAATCAGCACTATAGTGATAGTTATGATTTAACTCTCATGGCAAGCACAAATTTGACTGGTGGAATCAAGGGGAAATGTGCAGCAAGAGAGAATGTATGGTTGCTAACAGGTGATTAA
- the hpxO gene encoding FAD-dependent urate hydroxylase HpxO codes for MYGLKAIVIGAGIGGLTTGIALRQAGYEVEIYDRVRDLRPIGSGISLWSNGVKVLNRLGLSQKLAAIGGEMHYMEYRFLSGNVLNHISLQPLVEEVGQRPYPVARRDLQNVLLEAFVSAGGKLTLGAKCIGIVEGFRDVTAKFEDGSTATGDLLVAADGVRSLLRQYILNESVEPKYAGYVNWNGLVPISTDLAAADTWSIYVGEHKRASLMPLAGDRFYFFFDVPLPLGTVNDCANYKSELKQHFQGWAEPVQLLIDRIEPESVARLEIHDVGPIAKMVKGRVALLGDAAHATCPDLGQGGCQAIEDGWVLANYLISTNLSVPDALRRYETERKVRTTEVVNKARNRAETIHGKDPEITQKWYDQLSQEDPLDVTKAIAKIINGGPLH; via the coding sequence ATGTATGGCTTAAAAGCAATTGTCATCGGTGCAGGTATTGGTGGGCTTACTACAGGAATTGCCTTGCGACAAGCTGGTTATGAAGTAGAAATTTATGATCGGGTGCGCGATTTGCGTCCGATCGGCTCAGGAATCTCGCTCTGGTCAAATGGAGTCAAAGTCCTCAATCGTCTTGGTCTCAGCCAAAAGTTAGCTGCGATCGGTGGAGAGATGCATTACATGGAGTACCGCTTTCTGTCGGGTAATGTTCTTAATCATATTTCATTGCAACCATTAGTTGAAGAAGTTGGGCAACGTCCCTACCCTGTCGCAAGGCGGGATTTACAAAATGTGCTTTTAGAGGCTTTTGTATCTGCGGGTGGCAAGCTAACACTTGGGGCTAAGTGCATCGGTATTGTGGAAGGCTTTCGTGATGTCACGGCAAAATTTGAGGATGGCAGCACAGCCACGGGAGATCTATTGGTAGCCGCAGATGGTGTGCGTTCTCTCTTGCGTCAGTATATTCTCAACGAATCCGTAGAACCTAAATACGCTGGCTATGTTAACTGGAATGGGCTAGTTCCTATTAGTACAGATCTTGCCGCAGCAGATACTTGGTCGATTTATGTAGGTGAGCATAAACGCGCTTCGCTGATGCCTTTAGCAGGCGATCGCTTCTATTTCTTTTTCGATGTGCCATTACCACTGGGAACTGTTAACGATTGCGCTAATTACAAAAGCGAATTGAAGCAACATTTTCAAGGCTGGGCTGAGCCTGTACAGTTACTAATCGATCGCATCGAGCCTGAATCTGTAGCCCGTTTAGAAATACATGATGTCGGGCCGATCGCAAAGATGGTCAAAGGCAGAGTAGCTCTGCTCGGTGATGCTGCCCATGCCACTTGTCCAGATCTTGGTCAAGGTGGATGTCAAGCGATCGAAGATGGCTGGGTGTTAGCCAACTATCTGATATCCACGAATTTAAGCGTTCCCGACGCACTCCGACGCTACGAAACTGAGCGCAAAGTCCGCACCACTGAAGTTGTCAACAAAGCGAGAAATCGTGCCGAAACAATTCATGGGAAAGATCCTGAAATCACCCAAAAATGGTACGACCAACTCTCTCAAGAAGATCCCTTGGATGTAACTAAAGCGATCGCTAAAATTATTAATGGAGGGCCATTACATTGA
- the ruvX gene encoding Holliday junction resolvase RuvX — MQYAALGLDVGRKRIGVAGCDRLGISVHGITTITRKSWDEDMAILRSLIIERDIDTLVIGLPYNMDGSLGHQAKHVQKFANGAAKQLGMVLEFVDERLTSYEAEEMMRSQGISTRHNKEMIDRKAAALILQQWLALKR; from the coding sequence ATGCAATATGCAGCATTAGGTTTAGATGTCGGCAGAAAGCGCATTGGTGTAGCGGGATGCGATCGCCTTGGCATATCTGTACATGGCATCACCACAATTACTCGTAAATCATGGGATGAAGATATGGCAATATTGCGATCGCTAATTATTGAGCGAGATATCGATACCCTTGTAATTGGTTTACCCTACAACATGGACGGCTCTCTTGGTCATCAAGCCAAGCATGTCCAGAAATTTGCTAATGGTGCTGCCAAACAACTGGGCATGGTTTTAGAATTTGTCGATGAGCGGTTAACCTCCTATGAAGCCGAAGAAATGATGCGATCGCAGGGCATTTCCACAAGGCACAACAAAGAAATGATCGATCGCAAAGCTGCCGCCTTAATTTTGCAACAATGGTTAGCCCTCAAGCGTTAA
- the uraD gene encoding 2-oxo-4-hydroxy-4-carboxy-5-ureidoimidazoline decarboxylase has translation MSYTIIMLNQMSQSEFIEAIGSIFEHTPEIAAEAWRSQPFADVQNLHQVMAAIVLKMSDDAQLKLICAHPDLGSKFKMAEASVQEQSTVGLDQLSTTEYDRFQYLNQAYKDKFAFPFIIAVRNHTKDSILKAFEQRLLNNLEVEKKQAIAEIIEIARWRLVLATSS, from the coding sequence TTGAGTTATACGATTATTATGCTCAACCAGATGAGCCAATCAGAATTTATAGAAGCCATCGGTTCTATCTTTGAACACACGCCAGAAATAGCCGCCGAAGCATGGCGATCGCAGCCTTTTGCCGATGTTCAGAATTTACATCAAGTGATGGCTGCGATCGTTTTGAAAATGAGCGATGATGCGCAATTAAAGCTAATCTGCGCCCACCCCGATCTTGGCAGTAAGTTCAAAATGGCAGAAGCTTCAGTACAGGAGCAATCTACCGTCGGACTCGATCAACTCTCTACCACAGAATACGATCGCTTCCAATATCTTAACCAAGCCTATAAAGACAAGTTCGCATTCCCTTTCATCATTGCTGTCCGCAACCACACCAAAGATAGTATCCTCAAAGCTTTTGAGCAAAGGCTGCTAAACAATCTGGAAGTTGAGAAAAAACAAGCGATCGCTGAAATTATCGAAATTGCTAGATGGCGGTTGGTTTTGGCAACTAGCAGTTAG
- the tatC gene encoding twin-arginine translocase subunit TatC has product MLETVTEADQPKDLSNTQAIEEVNEAAIAVVDPPVVDDEDLEVIEDVEMSLFDHLEELRSRIFYALIAIFVGIIGCFAVVNKIVALLEIPAQGVKFLQLAPGEYFFVSIKVAGYSGLLVASPAILYQIVRFILPGLTRKEKRAIAPIVFGSSILFVLGIVFAYELLIPAALNFFISYGGDVVEQFWSIDRYFEFVLLLLFSTGLAFQIPVIQALLAMTGIVNSTRMLAGWRYVVLGAVILGAVLTPSTDPMTQSLLAGAVAILYFGGIFLVKAMGK; this is encoded by the coding sequence ATGCTAGAGACGGTAACTGAAGCAGATCAACCAAAGGATTTGTCTAATACACAAGCCATTGAGGAAGTAAATGAGGCTGCGATCGCTGTTGTCGATCCTCCAGTTGTTGATGATGAGGATCTCGAAGTAATTGAAGATGTTGAGATGTCTTTATTCGATCACCTCGAAGAGTTGCGATCGCGAATTTTCTATGCCTTAATTGCAATTTTTGTTGGGATAATTGGCTGCTTTGCTGTCGTCAACAAAATTGTGGCTTTACTAGAAATACCTGCCCAAGGAGTAAAATTTTTGCAACTTGCGCCTGGCGAATACTTCTTTGTATCGATCAAAGTTGCTGGGTATAGTGGCTTATTAGTCGCAAGTCCTGCCATCTTGTATCAAATTGTGCGATTCATTCTTCCAGGTCTAACGCGCAAAGAAAAACGTGCGATCGCGCCAATCGTGTTTGGCTCTAGTATTTTATTTGTCCTCGGCATTGTCTTTGCATACGAGTTATTGATCCCCGCTGCACTCAATTTCTTTATTAGCTATGGCGGCGATGTGGTTGAGCAGTTTTGGTCAATTGATCGCTATTTTGAATTCGTACTATTGCTTTTATTCAGCACTGGCTTAGCATTTCAGATCCCTGTGATTCAAGCCTTGTTAGCAATGACAGGTATTGTTAATTCCACCCGAATGCTTGCTGGTTGGCGCTATGTGGTACTTGGTGCAGTCATCCTCGGTGCTGTGCTAACTCCATCCACAGATCCCATGACCCAAAGTTTGCTCGCTGGTGCAGTTGCCATTTTGTACTTTGGTGGCATTTTTTTAGTTAAGGCTATGGGGAAATAA
- a CDS encoding bestrophin family ion channel, giving the protein MCFGISFILLGIEKIGNEIENPFGHDLNDLPIDMICEGVTANIEPAIAYSPK; this is encoded by the coding sequence TTGTGTTTTGGTATTAGTTTTATTCTTTTAGGAATAGAAAAAATTGGCAACGAAATCGAAAATCCATTTGGACATGACTTGAATGATTTGCCAATCGATATGATTTGCGAAGGTGTGACAGCCAATATCGAACCAGCGATCGCGTATTCTCCAAAATAA
- the bcp gene encoding thioredoxin-dependent thiol peroxidase: MALNVGDRAPDFSVADTLGNIVTLASLKGKRVVLYFYPRDNTPGCTKEACGFRDNYAQFQAKNTLIFGVSTDDAKSHQKFTEKFDLPFPLLCDVDAQVATAYESYGKKQMMGKEYMGIFRNTFVIDPEGKIEKIYLAVKAEPHPAEVLADI; encoded by the coding sequence ATGGCTTTGAATGTTGGCGATCGCGCCCCAGATTTTAGCGTTGCTGATACGCTTGGCAACATCGTGACCCTTGCTAGTCTGAAAGGTAAGCGTGTGGTTCTATATTTCTATCCCCGCGATAACACCCCTGGATGCACTAAAGAGGCTTGTGGCTTTCGCGACAACTATGCTCAGTTTCAAGCCAAGAATACGCTGATTTTTGGTGTCAGTACTGATGATGCTAAGTCCCACCAAAAGTTTACCGAAAAGTTTGATTTACCATTCCCCTTACTCTGTGATGTCGATGCCCAAGTTGCTACAGCATACGAGAGCTATGGCAAAAAACAAATGATGGGCAAGGAATACATGGGGATCTTCCGCAATACCTTTGTGATCGATCCAGAGGGTAAAATCGAGAAAATTTATCTTGCGGTCAAAGCTGAACCCCATCCCGCCGAAGTTCTCGCGGACATCTAA